The Labeo rohita strain BAU-BD-2019 chromosome 22, IGBB_LRoh.1.0, whole genome shotgun sequence genomic sequence GATAACAGAATGTCACTGCAACAAAATGATTTACTGTGCAGTGAACAGGTCAAAGCTATTGCTGATACCATGGAACACAATACAGCTACAATGCTGTACTGGAATCAGACTTGAACTTTCTGattcatatttgtttttcttacctCAATATGTTGACATGACAATGcggactcttcagtccatcagagagAATCTTCACTCCTGAGTCtttcaggtcattgttactcaggtccagctctctcagtgACTTTGATGATTGTAAAAATGAAGACAAACTTTCACAACACTGATCAGTGAAATTACAGCATGCAAGTCTGTAACACAAGATGAAATATGGTTTAACAATAAGGAAATGTTGggtaaaatatgattttctgcacatagctttgatcacatacTAATCACATGATTAATACTCTACTGGGAGATGAACTCTGAATATTGACTGACAATCAGCTCAAATGAAGATTAAAAAACACACCTCTCTTGCAAGCTCTTAACTAATTCACAAGTATGTAGTACATTTCCAATATTGTTATACAGAGAATGCATATTCaggttttacagtgtatttcaGACCCCAATGAAAAGGCAAATatgcaaaaactaaaaatgtcaaaGTCTTTAGACACACTTGGATCTGTTGATGCTGTCAGGAACAAGACCGGGATCCAGTTGCAGGTGAAAACAAAAgttcaatatttatttgaaaactgagaaaaacaaaattgtcCAGACAAAAGGTCAGAAGAGCAGCAACAATCGCCAGTAAATGGTCAGCCAGCCCAGCGCGGAGAACTGGCCCGCTTCAGCCAAGGCCACGGGTAAGCGAGGTGGCGGGAGGGCGATGAATGGTTGCGGATGAATTCCGGAGGGAGCGCGGCAAGCGAACAGGGAGAGAGTGGCCGGGGCTGCCGTGAAAAGATGAAAATCCAGGCAGAGAAGAGCCAAGGCAGAGAGCAGGAGAGAATCCTAGAGGGCAAGcgggtaaaaacaaaaaaatgacaaactaaGTTGATAAACAGCGCAAGAGAGTCAGAGCTTCAGAACATTGAATAGCGGACTGACGCAAGACAGAAAAGAAAAGGGCATAATAAAGGGGAGAAAATTAGGACCAAACAAGGTGCAGGTGACAGGGAAAATGAACAGGGATAACAAGAGAGGTGGGGTGGACACCACAATGACAGCGCAGCACATGGTGAGctgtcaaaacaaacaaacgttcTCCAGGACAACAAACCACCCGAACAACAAACACAAGACAACAAAAACCTAGGCAGACCACACCGAGATCGTGACAGATACATTGAAAACACACAAGCAATCAGGACCTTTATTTGCTTTTCTAACCTCAGTATGTTGAGATGATTTTTCAGATTCTTCAGTCCATCAAAGAGAAGCTTCACTCTTGAATCCTGCAGGTTATTGtgactcaggtccagctctctcagtgAGTTTGATGATTGTAGAGATGAAGACAAACTTTCAACACACTGCTCAGTGAGATTACAGCCTGCAAGTCTGTAATACAAGAATAATAAAACTGATTGGCAATCAGCTCAAATATGTTAGACTGATACTACGAAGTTGTGAGTGCCTGAGCGCTACAGAGGCTTTTTTCAGTTGAGATGCTTTGGTTGTTATCTGCAAAAGGAATAGTAAGGCAAAAATATGGCATGTATACATGGTGCGATGATGCTTTTGAATCTAAACAAAAGATCCCTTTGGGGTAGAGATGTGCGGATCAGCTCAAATGTCACCTGTAACCGTggcttcaaataaattatccaCCCGCACATATATTTTCCTCTGATTTAGATATCCACCCCGACCTGCACCCGACCATCatattacaattattctaattcttagttttgcaggatgatatgatgaatcagtggttcatttttaacagcagattcaGTGACGTTGCTGATCTGCACATTACAGCTCTGTCACGGCCACCGGAGATGATCCTGGTcactagtcaatgcttgtgctTATACTAGCTGTGCTGTGGCATGTTTCAGAAGCATACCACAAGCGGCTCTCTACACTGCTTCGCTAATGATAGGCATCTAGTCTATTTTTGATGGACACTACGCTCAAACTGCACACAATGAGATAATTAAGGATGTATTTCAAGTGACAGCTACAAATCTTTTATCCTTGTTATTCATTACTAAACTTTTAATTGTCTGTAGCCTACAgcacaataaattaaaacacagCAATAAACACAGCAATAAGCACAATTAAAGAGCGGTGGAGCtgtgttacgaatctggtcggtgttcagcggaccgctcaccaccagatgtcgctctgaCCTTATCCTCGCACACAGACTGTTATACTACatcccggactacattccccatcatgCAGCGCGCTGATTTGGTCTACACCTGCGACCAATCAGTGGCGCTATAAAAGCACCGGTCTCTCCCCTTACAAGCCACGGAGTATTGTCGTTGTGATTACCAGTGTTAGCGTTCCTAGTTTCCCTTGTTCCCGTGTTTTGTTCTCtcgcctggttatctcgttttcgactgtctcgccgcctgcctttttggACTATCGCTCGTTATAAGGACTATTCGCTCGTCTCACCTCTGACACACCTGTTTGCtgctgttttgaccctgcctgttttcgaCAATGTATGTGTCTCGTCccttaaataaaagcttgcgaaTGGATctgctcgcctctcgcctctcactccccATTACAAGCTGTTTCAAAAACCAgtgtaaacaaacaaagaagAAGAGTATACCAAGAGAGAATAGAGTGGATGCTGAGATCTTATTATGTTTGGTATCTGAGAACATATTTATTCTCACGTTATTTATAAGGAATatcatttctattaattttccaCTGAATTATGTGATCTGAAGAGCACTGTCCATTTTTTTCACATGCGTGACTGTtgacaaaatacagtttaaatagcCTGTAGTACAATCTGTGCAATTCAATCATGTAACAATCCATATGGATCCATACGATATGGATTATTACATCAATCAAATGTCTATGATACAATGTATCGATGAGGCATTTGAAAAATCAATACTTGTAGCATAAATAGGCCACTTTATTTTGACACTGTtgacagctgagaaagaaaaagcaTGTGTATCAGTATATTGGATCCACGCATTCCTCTTAAAGTTAAAGCAGACTAATAAACCTAATGCTGTCAAAAGATCTTTCATTACTTTTCTCTTAACCGAATAATGTTTGGAACTTTAATTaggattaatctatatttaatttatacagtgaaaactATGAAGTCTACTTTACATTAAAGTACTTTAAAAAATTCTGTATAGACTGCCTTAAAACTACAAATACGGGATATACTGCATTCTGTATAGCTTACGAAATGCTTCTCTGATGTATTATCGCAAAAGCAAATTGTCTCAGGGGCCCCCTAGTGTTTGGGGCCCTGGGCTGCAGCCCATGTTTCCCATTAGGAAAACGCAGCCCTGTAGGTACACACAGTAGTTTCATAATATCGATAAATCGATAGATATGCTACTGAATCAAACTGGATCATGTTGGAACATTTTTTGAGGTAACGGCAAATATCGTATCACTTGGTATGAGAATCAATATCATTTCGTATCATGATGAACCATCTGATTTACAGCCCTAGTGACCACCGTACCGCCGTGATGTTATGACAAACATTTTACGTGGATACTGGAACATGGGTGAAGTGCAAAACCTGGCttacataataaattatattttgctattcAAATACATCACAAATTTGGAAACATTTCGATTTTGTTTCAAATAAGTGACCCAGCCTCGGTTTCAGTTTAGCTTGACATTAAACAGTTTTGATCTCTTAAGACAGCTTCTCGTTTCCCTTCAAATTATTCTCATGTCAAAGAAAAGTGTCATAACTTAATGAAGGAATTGTAACAATGTTACAGACATATTCTGTTTGATATCCAATCTCATAAATTAATACTCACAGAGCTTTTCTGCAGTTCACCACAGCTGGTATCAGTCTCCTTCTGCCCTCATCTGATGTGTTGTATTTCTTCAGATTAAACTCATCCAGCACCTCTGACATCTGAAGCATGTAGGTGATTGTTGAGCAGTGAGACGGAGAGACATGATTCACTGAGTGATTCTCTGATTTCACAAACTCCTGAATTTCTCTGTACAGAGTCTGATCCTTCATTTCCAGCAGACAGAGGAACAGATTGATGCATCTGTCAGCTGAGAGATGCTCATTACCCTTGAGTTTGTCTTTAATGTACTGTGTGATTCTCTTGATAATCTCTGAGCTGTTACCTGTGCGTGTCAGTAGATCCTgtaagagtctctgattggaaTCCAGTGAGACGCCCAGCAGAAACCTCAGGAAAAGATCCAGGTGTCCACTTTTACTCTGTAAGGATTTATCAACTGCTGATGTTAGTAGCCCATACAGAGAGTTTTTCAGATTGTACCACATATATTCTACATTCGAAAACAAATTCAATAAATCCTTATTGTTGACTACATAAGAGTAAAACACAAAGAAAGCAGCTAGAAACTCCTGAAAGCTCAGATGAATGAAGCTGAAGACTTTCCTCTGATGAATCACAGATTCCTCCTTAaagatctcagtgcaaatcccagaatacactgaggcGTCAGTGACATCTATGCCGCTCTCAATCAGGTCCTCCTCATAGAACATCACGTTGCCCTTCATCAGCTGATTGAAAGCCAGTTCAGCAAGTTTCACAATCACATCTCTGTTGGACTGCAGGAGTTTCTTCGGATTTCTCTCATCGTACTTTTTCCTCTTTATGTTTATTTGAGTCAGCAGGAAGTGGATgaacatttcagtcagagtttgagGGATTTCTGCACTGTCATTTTGTTTCACAAGGTTTTGAAGCacagtggctgagatccagcagaagacaggtatgtgacacatgatgtggaggcttcttgatcttctgatgtgtgagatgattctgctggcttgatgctcatcactgattctctttctgaaatattcctccttctgagACTCATTGAATCCCTGAATTTCTGTCACACGGTTGATGTATTTTgaggggatctgattggctgctgctggtctggaggtgatccagatgagagcagagggaagcagatttCCTCTGATGAGATTTGACATTAACACACCCACTGATGAAGATTTAATAACATCAGAAACGTTGTCCTCATCTGAAAACCTCAGTGTAATCctgctttcatccagaccatcaaagatgaacacaactttacaCTTCTCATAAATCTTTGAGTCCAGATCTTGAAGTTCAGGATGAAAGTCCAGCAGAAGTCTGTGAAGACTGTACTGGTGATCTTTAATCAAGTTCAGCTCTCGAAATGgaagaacaaacatgaaatcaacatcctgattggctttttcctcagcccagtccagaatgaacttctgcacagagacagtTTTTCCAATTCCAGCGATGCCTTTAGTAAGAACAGTCTTGATTTCGTCTTTCTTCCGTTTTCTTTGCTTCTCAGGTCCTCTGCATTGGTATAAGGGTTTAAAGATGTCGTTGCAGTAGATTGGAGTGTCTTGTGTTCTGGCTGTTTTCTCCATCTGTAAAatctcatgttcttcattcactccttcactctctccctctatgatgtagagctgtgtgtagatcctgttcaggagggtttgatTTTCTTCTAGGTCGATTCCCTCAAATAAGCTCTCATACTTGTTCTTCATGCTGGTTTTGTGCTGGTCTTTGACTCTCTGTCTGGTGAGGGTCTGACAGTCAGAGTCAGTGCAGGTCAGAGGGGGCGTCACTGATCTGATTACATTGTCTCTCTTTATTCTGCAGAAAAATAAGATGAACAGAAACACTGTAAAAGGAGAAAATGATTCAAATGCTCCAGCACAGCAAACTCTAATTTTGCTGAGCTCTAATTTGGCACTACACcacattcacacaaaaatgtcaGTTCAGACAGCATCCCACTATCTATACCAGAAACAACTGATTTCTGTAGTGTATGTCATACTTGgcaactgtttttgctgtgcaccttgtttttttaattaaacttaagACTAAAATAATGCTAACGGCCCCTTTGCagcctttatgtatttattcattttattttatttttagacatgttctgcttcaaattattaatattattaatgctgATCAGTGAATCACTGATTTCCTTACATCACAGATGTTGTAGAGGTCACAGTTCCATCACTGAGATGAGGAGGTTTTCTCATGGATGCATCACTCCTTATAGACACAGAGCTGGGTTCTGGAGATGCTGCTTTATGTGTGTGAAcatcctcctcctctctcttcTCACAGAGACTCATTTAACAGGCAGTGCTGCAGAAATAGACAATAAAATATACTACTGAATTTACTTCTTTTGACAAGGCAATCAAAAAAATGGGGTGTGTGTGTTGGGGGGGTACTATTGTTACAGAATCGTTCaatttttgtaactttatttctGTGTGACTACAAAATCCATACTAACTATTATCAAGTATTTAAAGGCTACCTAGAGTATGAATAATTCTCAGTATAGAGACTAAATCATCTGAAAATACTCTTACATTACAATAAGTAGTAGTACAAGAAATATAAGTATTTACACATGGACCTTCATATCGATTTACCAGTACATGAGAATGAATGCAGAAACGCGTTCAAACCTACCTTAACTGTCTCAACATTGAGGGTCATCAAACACAAACTTCATTCAGTTTAAAAATCAGACCCGTCTCTAGACAGCAGTATTAAACTCACCTGTTCTCAAACAGATTCACATTATTCACAAATAAACCGCTTTTCCCTCCCAATGTTGTTCATGCCCTTTCAAAAAATAGCGTCTGTTAAAATACTTTCACTTTCGCCTGGTTTCTGTAAGAGAAAAATAGTGTTttgtaaacaaattttaaattctgAAAATGTCTACATCTAATCCAAATACAAAGACACACATAGTtgtgaaaagaaaaagacagaaatcaTATTAGGCGGGATCAAATACAGGACACTGAGGATCACACAAAGGGTTAACGATGACAATGAATGAGTACGATGTCACATGTGACAGAAGTGAATCTTGAATATTTGTTAAAGGAATCCCTTACGAAATTTAACCATGGTTGTATTATAGTAAacgtgtagtaaccatgtttttagcGCAATGACTACCACTTGTATGagcagttttactacaaataccatgacTGAACTAAGTATAGCAAAACAATGGTTAATTTATTGTGGTTACCATGATTTAACTAtagtaatcatgtttttttgccTATGGTTTCGTGAGCTCTACTTGCATCTCCGAATCAAAGACTAATGCTGCTTTCacgccatatcgtaattaccTTAATTTCGAGATGGCAACTTTACGTTCTACTCGGAGCTGTTCACGTCCTCAGACTcggaattatgtttttttctttttatggcAATCAACGCCTAAACAGAGCcttggtcaggtggtacagcggtcatgtggtacaagtcgTAGCTCTTTTAGAAGTCTCCCAGCCtgcatcccaatgtgcataccATCCTAAATTATGTGTGATAGTAgtaattttcaatactatttatGGCAGATAGGGTGGATAATATGCACATTGGGTGCAGGgccagttcacaagttgtaattacgagttcaaCGAGGACGTGAACGCcttttacaagttggaatctcCGAAATTACGGGAATTCCGATATGGCGTGAGTCACGTGTTTTCAGTAAACGTCTACTTTACGTCATAACTGTAGGGGAGTGTCAATGGTTTGCCGCTAGGTTGTGATGATCTCCGGAAAAGTTTGACTGTGTCAGTGTGTTACCTGTATGATCTCAGATTAGTTTGAATGTGTAGACACATTTGTATAAGAAAGAGTTGTAAGTCTCCCACTGGcctgtttagaaaaaaatatcaataaaacaaacacaataagccctataaattaataaaacaacacaaatgattcatttacttaatatttaatgttatttgatGATGtgttaattgcattttatagcCCATACTTTTAGTAAAACGAGCAGTTGGTTTGTAAAAAGTGTTTTCTTGCATGTTTGCCTGAGTTCTGTTGCATGTACACAgtttgaccagcaggcgtcaCCAACGTGTGCTGTTTGGACcgcttcaaaacagtgaatcattttgcgaagcaattggttcatttgattcaaagttTCGAAAAGGTTCGTTTCTCCCACTCACTTTTTTCTACCACTGCTAGGCCGTGTTTTAGTTGTAAACAGCTGGTGTCTTTACACAACTAGGTCAGTCTGTAAACACACTGATagcccagaaaaaaaaactcttcacTTTTGGAATGATTTCACACGTAATCTTGTTATATATATAACGGTGGCATGTATTCTGTTTTTAGCAGCGGGTGTAGTATCTGGAGCCTTTCTCTCATGCAAATTACATCTGTAACTAGATTACAGACACAGCGGTGCTGATTGATTCACtcagatgtgtttgtgtgaatgaaaaAAAGACCTCTCACACTTTTTATACCAGTGAATATTTGTCAGGATAGTATAGAAAAATATAGAATACAAACTAACgcagaaaaaagtcattttcctCAACAcatctgtatttaaaatgtaatttcggCTATTTGGTGGCTTTTCGGGAAAATTTTAGGGAGCAAAACAAGCATAATTCGCGTCATAGCAAAAtggaaaagcataaaaatgaatgaactaTAATTGTACTAAAAactaaatctaatttaaatatacCAGACATTACATTTGTTCATAGTCGAAAGttctctaaaataaataaataaataaaataaaaataaataaacaaataaaaaaaatatacattttattatttacgaCTACCTTTTAAGTCATTCTAGGGCACAAAAACTGCCCTAACTGAAGAATCACCCATATAGGTTATGTCTCTAAATGATTCATATCCAACTGTCCTACTAATCATCAGCACTCCACATGTTTACAAAGGAACCCTTTTCACTTCCACTGATGAGAAGAATACTGGCGCCAAGCCTCGAATCCACCCCAGTACCTCCCACCCATTCTCCATGACCTCTAATTATGTCATGCGAAAAGAGCCGTGTCCCATTGAAAACCTCGCTTAATCAAACCCAATTAATTCCGCTGGCTTCCCGTATTATCCCCTTCGAGGAACGCGTCATCCCCATCAGCCTGTTAACTTCAGCCTGCGCCGTGTCGAGGGAGCAAAATAATAGATTATGCAATTAATTTAGTCGTTAGAGACTTAATTGTTCTTAATGAATACAGTAACTCTGTAGGGGTGTCCTGTGATTCAGAGCGCTAGGTTTTTACCCGTTCTCAGTGCGATCACTCAGCAAAAATATGCTGGctcaaattgtgttttgttataGCTCACAGGCAACACAAATAATTATCACTATATTTGTCACTGCTGATATTAGACGATATTATGGCCATTTTATGTAGTTCGTgaaatttaaatcatgaaaatgCATGGGTGCAGGTCAAATTTACCTTAAAATGTATCTTGCTACCAGATGTTTGACTAAAGGAATAGAAAATGTCCTGTGGTATTCCATATGATAATATATCAAAAGAACCACATACGATTTGTGTGGTAATTGTGtagtattgtgttgttttttgggaCATTTTACCACAGAATTttgttgtacagtatgtaatattcCTGTAATATTCTTGCGGTAACGTGTGGTATTACTTTCACATTTCTGTAGTATTTACCACAGGATTCTgtgttgtacagtatgtaatattgcTGTAATATTCTTGCATTACtatagtcatatttctgcaGTATTACTAGGACTATCCTGTAATAAACCTGTGGCccttaattgttatatttttggaGTATTCTGTGGTATTCCTTTAACCTTTTAAGTGAGGGTAAACTGTAAACCCCGATAAGCCTTAAAAACATTGAGTACAAGTAactcaaaaaacttaatgacTTTTATTGAACAGAATTTTCTTAACCGCTTCCATTTAACacagtgaaaatgaatatttaaaatacaacaatatattgttaatTGTGGAAAATTAATTTCTACACACTGTAGAGTTTAAACATTTTCCACAATACCACAAAACTTTTACAACctcaaaatgcaaaagcatttCATTAACAAACATCAAATGCAGATGTACTTTGGTACATTTCGATAAATGAAATAAGTCTTTTaaaccttttaaaacaaaagcctTTTTTGCCCTAAATTGCCCAACCTCATCACTAACAAGAGTCAAGTAAATGTGTTATATCAAGGAAAACCTGTAAAGGCAATGTGTACAAGGATATCTGGCTTAAACTGAAAAGAACAAGACCGCAGCAAcagtaaaatgacaaatgcaaacattttacaaaattatttctttttacggGTTTACATTCAATAACTGCTGTTAGTGATAAGGCCAAAAAATTAGAGCAGACAGTAATTGTGCAAACAAGTGTCACTCATTCAAAAGATGAGAATCCCTGATGTCAGCTGTGTTGTAGTTTGGATCTAGATCTAGCAAACGATCCCCTGAACATCTCCAAGATCTGGTTCATCAGACTCCtcctgaataaataagagagagatacaaacagaaattaataaCCAATATCAAGTCTAatatcatgtttatttaaacagtgTGTTAATTACACaacaggttgtgtcaaagcaactttacagtattaaataggacaaTAGTGTCTCAATAATGCAATGGTTCCatgttgcagcaaagtcagattgcaga encodes the following:
- the LOC127153602 gene encoding NACHT, LRR and PYD domains-containing protein 3-like is translated as MSLCEKREEEDVHTHKAASPEPSSVSIRSDASMRKPPHLSDGTVTSTTSVIIKRDNVIRSVTPPLTCTDSDCQTLTRQRVKDQHKTSMKNKYESLFEGIDLEENQTLLNRIYTQLYIIEGESEGVNEEHEILQMEKTARTQDTPIYCNDIFKPLYQCRGPEKQRKRKKDEIKTVLTKGIAGIGKTVSVQKFILDWAEEKANQDVDFMFVLPFRELNLIKDHQYSLHRLLLDFHPELQDLDSKIYEKCKVVFIFDGLDESRITLRFSDEDNVSDVIKSSSVGVLMSNLIRGNLLPSALIWITSRPAAANQIPSKYINRVTEIQGFNESQKEEYFRKRISDEHQASRIISHIRRSRSLHIMCHIPVFCWISATVLQNLVKQNDSAEIPQTLTEMFIHFLLTQINIKRKKYDERNPKKLLQSNRDVIVKLAELAFNQLMKGNVMFYEEDLIESGIDVTDASVYSGICTEIFKEESVIHQRKVFSFIHLSFQEFLAAFFVFYSYVVNNKDLLNLFSNVEYMWYNLKNSLYGLLTSAVDKSLQSKSGHLDLFLRFLLGVSLDSNQRLLQDLLTRTGNSSEIIKRITQYIKDKLKGNEHLSADRCINLFLCLLEMKDQTLYREIQEFVKSENHSVNHVSPSHCSTITYMLQMSEVLDEFNLKKYNTSDEGRRRLIPAVVNCRKALLAGCNLTEQCVESLSSSLQSSNSLRELDLSHNNLQDSRVKLLFDGLKNLKNHLNILRLACCNFTDQCCESLSSFLQSSKSLRELDLSNNDLKDSGVKILSDGLKSPHCHVNILRLSRCMVTEEGCCFLASALSSNPSHLRELDLSYNHPGQSLVKLLSDPNYRLDKLKLDHGAEFRIKAGPQKYACDLTLDPNTAHTRFALSEGNRKVTHVTEKQPYPDHPERFDECPQVLCRESLSGRCYWEVEWSGFGVNISLTYKEISRKGYGDDCLFGFIKKFWSLDCINNRFTAKHKNKKTEIPVISSSNRVGVYLNWFAGVLSFYSISDTNTLTHLHTFNSTFTEPLYAGFGVYSDSSLSLCEIK